gaggcctcgctccttggcttgcagctggcTGTCTTCTCgccatgtcttcacatggtcttttctcgGTGTGTCCCCATTCCTggtccctcttttcctcttcaaatttcctcttcctgtaaggacaccagtcagattggaatAGAGCCCACCCTGAGGGCCtctttttaacttaatcacctctttcaAAGCCCCATCTTtgaatacagtcacattctaaaGTACTGAgtcttcaacatatgagttttggagggacacCATTATAGCCCGGGACAGACACTCGTTAAGTGCTACCTCTGTGTAGGGTGACCAACTCAACCTCAACCAGGTTTGCCttggattttctttgttttagtacAGAAATTCCGGCATCCCAAGGAATCCCTCGGTCCTGGGTAAGCCAGGAAGATTGGTCAGCCTAACCTCTTCCAGAAGCTTTACCCAAGTCTTTTGCAATATGTAAGGACTAGAGGAACTCAATATGTATCTAGAACTCCATCCTTCCCAGTGGACTTTGACAGCCATAACTTGCTTAATCCTCACTTCAGCCTCGTGAGATAGGTGGGGAAAGAAACAATATTCCAGTTacataaaggaagaaataggCTCAGAAAGATTCATCTTGGCTCCCTTGGTCCTGTTTATCTTTCTCTGGGTTCTTTCATTACTAGGTGCTTCCAAGACCAAGATAACCAGGCAATCATAGTAGATGCATTAGTACATCTTTGCCCAAGGGACAAGAGGTAAGTAACCATGATGTATCAGTGAGTGAGTCCTGAAATTTCTCTTGTGCAATTTGAATTAAACAAATTACACAGATAATCAAACCTGTACTACTTGGGTAGCGGTGATAGGTGGGCCACAGCCTGGGCCTTAGAGCAAATGCCTCTGGCTGGAAAACTGAAGAgtgggagggaagcagggagagaTGCAGGCTATGTTTGAGGATCTGCTCtgaaaggcagggagggaagcCATTGATTAGTGAGCTTTGTTTGATCTGCTCAAGGATCAAAGGGACAAATACCATGTGGGAAGATAAAAGTTGAC
The sequence above is a segment of the Theropithecus gelada isolate Dixy chromosome 14, Tgel_1.0, whole genome shotgun sequence genome. Coding sequences within it:
- the LOC112607152 gene encoding uncharacterized protein LOC112607152, translating into MSLLRGGACLSLILVSVGSIPVPGTAALEMEGIEGEQILKHSLHLSLLPSHSSVFQPEAFALRPRLWPTYHRYPSSTGRGNLKRKRGTRNGDTPRKDHVKTWREDSQLQAKERGLRRNQPCQHLDLGLPVSKIMRK